A genome region from Arthrobacter agilis includes the following:
- a CDS encoding glucose-6-phosphate dehydrogenase assembly protein OpcA produces MIVDLPDTTTSTVSKELMSLRDSGGVVALGRVLTLVVITRSGYEEEAIDAANEASREHPCRIIVLAEGSADEPTRLDGQIRVGGDAGASEVIVLRGSGELSHENESLVSALLLPDAPIVAWWPHGVPAAASKTSIGGIAHRRITDSANEADPTAALFNISSTYTAGDTDLAWTRLTNWRIQLAAVLDQLEGDQPITAVTVEGASDSPSTVLLAAWLTKALDAPVTIAAGRAGTGLKRVRLTRSGGDIELHRPDQDVAELYQPNQPIQRISLPRRGLRDCLAEELRRLDPDEVFGEVITEGLARTNLRSVRTSER; encoded by the coding sequence ATGATCGTGGACCTGCCCGACACCACCACGTCGACGGTCTCCAAGGAGCTGATGTCCCTGCGTGACAGCGGGGGCGTCGTCGCCCTCGGTCGCGTGCTGACGCTCGTGGTCATCACCCGTTCCGGCTACGAGGAGGAGGCGATCGACGCCGCGAACGAGGCGAGCCGGGAGCACCCGTGCCGCATCATCGTCCTCGCCGAGGGGTCCGCGGACGAGCCGACCCGCCTCGACGGACAGATCCGCGTCGGTGGTGACGCCGGAGCCTCGGAGGTCATCGTCCTGCGCGGCTCCGGCGAGCTCTCCCACGAGAACGAGTCGCTCGTCTCCGCCCTCCTCCTGCCGGATGCGCCGATCGTGGCCTGGTGGCCGCACGGCGTCCCGGCGGCGGCGTCGAAGACCTCGATCGGGGGCATCGCGCACCGCAGGATCACCGATTCCGCGAACGAGGCCGATCCGACGGCGGCGCTGTTCAACATCAGCAGCACCTACACCGCCGGGGACACGGATCTCGCCTGGACGCGCCTGACCAACTGGCGCATCCAGCTCGCCGCGGTCCTGGACCAGCTCGAGGGCGACCAGCCCATCACGGCGGTCACGGTGGAGGGCGCATCCGACTCCCCCAGCACCGTGCTGCTCGCGGCGTGGCTGACGAAGGCGCTCGACGCCCCCGTCACCATCGCCGCCGGCCGGGCCGGGACGGGACTGAAGCGCGTGCGCCTGACGAGGAGCGGAGGGGACATCGAGCTCCACCGCCCCGACCAGGACGTCGCCGAGCTGTACCAGCCGAACCAGCCCATCCAGCGCATCTCGCTGCCCCGCCGGGGCCTGCGGGACTGCCTGGCGGAGGAGCTGCGGCGGCTCGATCCGGACGAGGTCTTCGGAGAAGTGATCACAGAGGGCCTGGCCCGGACCAACCTGAGGAGTGTGCGCACCAGTGAGCGCTGA
- a CDS encoding glucose-6-phosphate isomerase has product MGSFALTASGDALAAVESAVPALVQERFASRLMAKDPTLWGADAESEASIRLGWLDLFEGSRALVPDIAGLRADLLAEGVDRIVLCGMGGSSLAPEVITKAAGVPLVVLDSTDPEQVRAALEEDLQRTAIVVSSKSGSTVETDSQRRLFEQAFTDAGIDAASRIVIVTDPGSPLDEASRAAGYRKVFNANPEVGGRYSALTAFGLVPSGLAGADIEALLDDAEDAAEFLGDDVDDNVGLQLGAVLGGTAPLRDKIVFADAGSGLPGFADWAEQLIAESTGKLGTGLLPVVAASGAPELADVADDVLPVLLAPFDEAPSDEMTGGTRVTVSGTLGSQMFVWEYAVAVAGRLLGINPFDQPDVEAAKKAARGLLDAQPEPAPAAFVDGAVEVRGDAGLLGSSTTVTEALEALLAAIPANGYLSVQAYLDRHHQAALEEIRSPLAAATGRPVTFGWGPRFLHSTGQYHKGGSPIGAYLQLTGASSTDLGIPDRPFTFGELISAQAAGDAQVLADHGRPVLRLHLTDRTAGVDQLRAVIASLGSGRSQHGNG; this is encoded by the coding sequence ATGGGCTCATTCGCTCTTACCGCCTCAGGGGACGCCCTCGCCGCCGTCGAGTCGGCCGTCCCCGCGCTCGTCCAGGAACGCTTCGCCTCCCGCCTCATGGCCAAGGACCCCACCCTCTGGGGCGCCGACGCCGAATCCGAGGCGTCGATCCGCCTCGGCTGGCTCGACCTCTTCGAAGGCTCCCGTGCCCTCGTACCGGACATCGCCGGTCTCCGCGCGGACCTCCTCGCCGAAGGTGTCGACCGCATCGTGCTCTGCGGGATGGGCGGCTCCTCGCTCGCACCCGAGGTCATCACGAAGGCGGCCGGCGTCCCGCTCGTCGTCCTCGACTCGACCGACCCGGAGCAGGTCCGTGCGGCCCTCGAGGAGGACCTGCAGCGCACCGCCATCGTCGTCTCCTCGAAATCCGGTTCCACCGTCGAGACCGACTCCCAGCGGCGCCTGTTCGAGCAGGCCTTCACCGACGCCGGGATCGACGCAGCCTCGCGGATCGTGATCGTCACGGATCCGGGGTCGCCGCTCGACGAGGCGTCACGCGCGGCGGGCTACCGCAAGGTGTTCAACGCGAACCCCGAGGTCGGCGGCCGCTACTCGGCGCTCACGGCCTTCGGCCTCGTCCCCTCCGGGCTCGCCGGCGCGGACATCGAGGCGCTCCTGGACGACGCCGAGGACGCCGCCGAATTCCTCGGCGACGACGTCGACGACAACGTGGGGCTGCAGCTCGGCGCCGTCCTCGGCGGCACCGCCCCGCTCCGGGACAAGATCGTGTTCGCCGACGCGGGCTCCGGCCTCCCCGGTTTCGCCGACTGGGCCGAGCAGCTCATCGCGGAGTCCACCGGCAAGCTCGGCACGGGCCTGCTGCCCGTCGTCGCCGCCAGCGGCGCTCCCGAGCTGGCCGACGTGGCCGACGACGTCCTGCCCGTCCTCCTGGCACCGTTCGACGAGGCGCCCAGCGACGAGATGACCGGCGGCACGCGCGTCACGGTCAGCGGCACGCTCGGCAGCCAGATGTTCGTCTGGGAATACGCCGTCGCCGTCGCCGGCCGGCTCCTCGGCATCAACCCGTTCGACCAGCCCGACGTCGAGGCCGCGAAGAAGGCCGCCCGCGGCCTCCTGGACGCCCAGCCGGAGCCCGCTCCGGCCGCCTTCGTCGACGGCGCCGTGGAGGTACGCGGCGACGCCGGGCTGCTCGGTTCGTCGACGACGGTCACCGAGGCGCTCGAGGCGCTCCTCGCGGCCATCCCCGCGAACGGTTACCTCTCCGTCCAGGCGTACCTCGACCGCCACCACCAGGCAGCCCTCGAGGAGATCCGCTCGCCGCTCGCGGCGGCCACGGGCCGCCCGGTGACGTTCGGCTGGGGACCGCGCTTCCTGCACTCCACCGGCCAGTACCACAAGGGCGGCTCGCCGATCGGTGCGTACCTGCAGCTCACCGGGGCGAGCAGCACGGACCTCGGGATCCCCGACCGGCCCTTCACCTTCGGGGAGCTGATCTCCGCGCAGGCCGCCGGTGACGCGCAGGTGCTCGCGGACCACGGCCGGCCGGTCCTCCGCCTCCACCTCACGGACCGCACGGCCGGCGTGGACCAGCTGCGCGCGGTCATCGCCTCCCTCGGCTCGGGCCGCTCGCAGCACGGGAACGGGTGA
- the tal gene encoding transaldolase has product MTASPTADLSAAGVSIWLDDLSRERINSGAFKHLIEDLNVVGVTTNPSIFAAALKKGESYASQVGALAEAGADVDQAVFDITTHDVAQACDIFAEEAKRTNGADGRVSIEVDPRLSRDTQGTIAEAKRLHAKVQRTNVLIKIPATVEGLEAITETLAAGISVNVTLIFSLERYRAVINAFMLGLEQAKENGHDLSKITSVASFFVSRVDAEIDARLDAIGTDEATALKGKAGLANARLAYQIFEEQFATERWQVLKSAGANPQRPLWASTGVKDPTLPDTLYVVGLVAPNVVNTMPEKTLLATADHGVVEGDTVTGTYDESNELLNRLDAVGVSYDEVVGQLETEGLDKFVTSWSELLETVQTALDAAKG; this is encoded by the coding sequence ATGACCGCATCACCCACGGCTGACCTCTCGGCCGCCGGCGTTTCCATCTGGCTCGACGACCTCTCCCGGGAACGCATCAACTCGGGCGCCTTCAAGCACCTGATCGAGGACCTGAACGTGGTCGGCGTCACGACCAACCCGAGCATCTTCGCCGCGGCGCTGAAGAAGGGCGAGTCCTACGCCTCCCAGGTCGGCGCGCTGGCCGAGGCGGGCGCCGACGTCGACCAGGCCGTCTTCGACATCACCACCCACGACGTCGCCCAGGCGTGCGACATCTTCGCGGAGGAGGCCAAGCGCACCAACGGCGCCGACGGCCGCGTCTCCATCGAGGTGGACCCGCGCCTGTCCCGGGACACGCAGGGCACGATCGCCGAGGCCAAGCGCCTGCACGCCAAGGTGCAGCGCACCAACGTCCTCATCAAGATCCCCGCCACCGTCGAGGGCCTCGAGGCCATCACGGAGACCCTGGCCGCCGGCATCAGCGTGAACGTCACCCTGATCTTCTCCCTCGAGCGCTACCGCGCCGTCATCAACGCCTTCATGCTCGGCCTCGAGCAGGCGAAGGAGAACGGCCACGACCTGTCGAAGATCACCTCCGTCGCGTCCTTCTTCGTCTCCCGCGTCGACGCCGAGATCGATGCCCGGCTCGACGCGATCGGCACCGACGAGGCCACCGCGCTCAAGGGCAAGGCCGGGCTCGCCAACGCACGCCTCGCCTACCAGATCTTCGAGGAGCAGTTCGCCACGGAGCGCTGGCAGGTCCTGAAATCCGCGGGCGCCAACCCGCAGCGCCCCCTGTGGGCGTCGACGGGCGTCAAGGACCCGACCCTCCCCGACACGCTCTACGTCGTGGGTCTCGTCGCCCCGAACGTCGTGAACACCATGCCGGAGAAGACCCTCCTGGCGACCGCCGACCACGGCGTCGTCGAGGGCGACACGGTCACCGGGACGTACGACGAATCCAACGAGCTCCTCAACCGGCTCGACGCCGTCGGGGTCTCCTACGACGAGGTCGTCGGTCAGCTCGAGACCGAGGGCCTCGACAAGTTCGTGACCAGCTGGTCGGAGCTCCTCGAGACCGTCCAGACCGCCCTCGACGCCGCGAAGGGCTGA
- the zwf gene encoding glucose-6-phosphate dehydrogenase produces MADSTTARAANPLRDPRDRRLSRIAGPSSLVLFGVTGDLARKKLMPAIYDLANRGLLPPSFGLVGFGRRDWSDEEFVQQVRESVTQYARTPFNETVWEQLSAGIRFVTGNFDDDDAFKKLRECLDGLDQSRGTRGNTAFYLSIPPKAFETVCQKLSEHGLAQPDDGQWRRVVIEKPFGHDLASARELNSIVEEVFPPDAVFRIDHYLGKETVQNILALRFANQLFEPLWNANYVDHVQITMAEDIGIGSRAGYYDGVGAARDVIQNHLLQLLALTAMEEPISFDAEHLRAEKEKVLAAVSLPADLAGRSARGQYEAGWQGGERVNGFLDEEGIPADSTTESFAALRLDINTRRWAGVPFYLRAGKRLGRRVTEIAVVFKRAPNLLFRSHDDADFGQNAVVIRVQPDEGVTIRFGSKVPGTQAEVRDVTMDFGYGHSFTESSPEAYERLILDVLLGEPPLFPRQQEVELSWKILDPFEEHWASLDGQPEPYVPGSWGPASADALLAADGRTWRRP; encoded by the coding sequence ATGGCCGACAGTACGACGGCCAGGGCAGCCAACCCCCTGAGGGACCCGCGGGACCGGCGGCTGAGCCGGATCGCGGGCCCCTCCTCCCTGGTCCTGTTCGGTGTGACGGGCGACCTCGCCCGGAAGAAGCTCATGCCGGCCATCTACGATCTCGCCAACCGGGGGCTCCTGCCCCCGAGCTTCGGCCTCGTGGGCTTCGGCCGCCGCGACTGGAGCGACGAGGAGTTCGTGCAGCAGGTCCGGGAATCGGTCACGCAGTACGCGCGGACGCCGTTCAACGAGACCGTCTGGGAGCAGCTCTCGGCGGGCATCCGCTTCGTCACCGGCAACTTCGACGACGACGACGCCTTCAAGAAGCTCAGGGAGTGCCTCGACGGGCTCGACCAGAGCAGGGGCACCCGCGGCAACACCGCGTTCTACCTCTCCATCCCGCCCAAGGCGTTCGAGACGGTGTGCCAGAAGCTCTCCGAGCACGGCCTGGCGCAGCCCGACGACGGCCAGTGGCGCCGCGTGGTGATCGAGAAGCCGTTCGGGCACGACCTGGCCTCCGCGCGTGAGCTCAACAGCATCGTCGAGGAGGTCTTCCCGCCGGACGCCGTGTTCAGGATCGACCACTACCTCGGCAAGGAGACCGTCCAGAACATCCTGGCGCTGCGGTTCGCGAACCAGCTGTTCGAGCCGCTGTGGAACGCCAACTACGTCGACCACGTGCAGATCACCATGGCCGAGGACATCGGGATCGGCAGCAGGGCGGGATACTACGACGGCGTCGGCGCGGCCCGCGACGTCATCCAGAACCACCTGCTCCAGCTCCTGGCCCTCACGGCCATGGAGGAGCCCATCTCGTTCGACGCCGAGCACCTGCGCGCCGAGAAGGAGAAGGTCCTCGCGGCCGTCTCCCTGCCGGCGGACCTCGCGGGGAGGTCGGCCCGCGGACAGTACGAGGCCGGCTGGCAGGGCGGTGAGCGCGTCAACGGCTTCCTCGACGAGGAAGGAATCCCCGCCGACTCCACGACGGAGAGCTTCGCCGCGCTCCGGCTCGACATCAACACGCGCCGCTGGGCCGGTGTGCCGTTCTACCTGCGGGCGGGCAAGCGCCTGGGCCGCCGGGTCACCGAGATCGCCGTCGTCTTCAAGCGGGCCCCCAACCTGCTGTTCCGTTCCCACGACGACGCGGACTTCGGGCAGAACGCCGTCGTCATCCGGGTCCAGCCCGACGAGGGCGTGACCATCCGGTTCGGCTCGAAGGTGCCGGGCACCCAGGCCGAGGTCCGCGACGTCACGATGGACTTCGGCTACGGCCACTCGTTCACCGAGTCCAGCCCCGAGGCCTACGAACGGCTCATCCTCGACGTGCTCCTCGGCGAGCCGCCGCTCTTCCCCCGGCAGCAGGAGGTGGAGCTGTCCTGGAAGATCCTCGACCCGTTCGAGGAGCACTGGGCGTCCCTCGACGGCCAGCCCGAACCCTACGTACCGGGCAGCTGGGGTCCCGCCTCGGCGGACGCGCTGCTCGCCGCCGACGGACGCACCTGGAGGCGACCATGA